From Salvia splendens isolate huo1 chromosome 16, SspV2, whole genome shotgun sequence, a single genomic window includes:
- the LOC121769887 gene encoding pentatricopeptide repeat-containing protein At5g39350, whose protein sequence is MNGQSPPLSRMLKHLFSATAPQCESLLHHCATAAKSLPTTKKLHAYITTSGLLSTHFLSLLTSAYALCANLHYACKLFDQMPKPTIIAYKAIIRMHTETGHPRRALQLFVDMHGSDRHRADEYTYPFVIRACRDLVLLELGMVVHGLTVKSGFVLNSFVGNSLIAMYLSCGDRDGATAVFDSMEDRTVVSWNTMISGSLRNGKAREALALLWRMVDDGDGENNVEVDSATILSVLPACSSLKDLEEGRKVHRLIIDRGIDKRLAVQNALVDMYVKCGSMEEARRAFDGMVEKDVVTWTTMINGYTLHGDVDLALEMCRLMQCEGVRPNEVTLASLLAMCAALPDLKLGKCLHGWAIRHHVDCDENVETALIDLYAKCNSFGLSLRVFSRTSQRITVPWNAILSGCIHNKLGGEAISLFNRMMQEGVKLDAATWKSLLPAYAAEADLRQASNIHGYLVKSGFLGKPDIVTGMIDIYSKCGSLGHAHELFDGLCMRNRDIVSWSSIIAGYGKHGRGEMAVSMFHEMVQSGIRPNEVTFTCVLHACGHAGLVDEGLNLFNFMKQNCQECVRTYHYTCIVDLLGRAARLEEAYQLIKASPCEGSHSVWGALLGACVIHLNVRLGEIAAQRLFELEADNTGNYVLLGNIYSAVGRFDDAERVRQMMNSIGLVKAPANSSVI, encoded by the coding sequence ATGAATGGCCAATCCCCACCTCTGTCTCGCATGCTCAAACACCTATTCTCCGCCACCGCGCCACAATGCGAGTCCCTACTGCACCACTGCGCCACCGCCGCCAAATCCCTTCCCACCACCAAGAAGCTCCACGCCTACATCACTACCTCCGGCCTCCTCTCCACCCATTTCCTGTCCCTACTCACCTCCGCATACGCCCTCTGCGCCAATCTCCACTACGCCTGCAAACTGTTCGACCAAATGCCCAAACCAACCATCATCGCCTACAAAGCCATCATAAGAATGCACACCGAAACCGGCCACCCGCGCCGCGCCCTCCAACTCTTCGTCGATATGCACGGCTCGGACCGTCACCGCGCCGACGAGTACACCTACCCGTTTGTGATCCGGGCTTGTAGGGATTTAGTGCTACTTGAGCTAGGAATGGTGGTTCACGGCCTCACTGTTAAGAGCGGCTTCGTGTTGAACAGTTTTGTGGGGAATTCTCTGATTGCAATGTATCTGAGCTGTGGGGATAGGGATGGAGCTACGGCCGTGTTTGATTCGATGGAGGACAGAACTGTCGTTTCGTGGAACACGATGATTAGTGGTAGCTTACGGAATGGCAAAGCGAGGGAAGCTCTGGCACTGTTATGGAGAATGGTTGATGATGGCGATGGAGAAAACAACGTGGAGGTTGATTCTGCTACTATTCTCTCGGTTTTGCCTGCTTGTAGCTCGCTCAAGGACTTGGAGGAGGGGAGGAAAGTTCATCGGCTGATTATAGATAGAGGCATTGATAAAAGATTGGCTGTTCAGAATGCTTTGGTTGATATGTATGTCAAGTGTGGGAGCATGGAGGAAGCTCGACGTGCCTTCGATGGTATGGTGGAGAAGGATGTTGTGACGTGGACTACTATGATCAACGGGTACACGTTGCATGGGGATGTGGATCTTGCGTTGGAAATGTGCAGATTGATGCAGTGTGAAGGTGTGAGGCCTAATGAGGTGACACTGGCTTCACTTCTAGCGATGTGCGCCGCTTTGCCTGATTTGAAGCTCGGGAAATGCTTGCACGGATGGGCGATCCGTCACCATGTTGATTGTGATGAGAACGTGGAGACTGCATTGATCGATCTTTACGCTAAGTGCAATTCTTTTGGATTGAGTTTAAGGGTTTTCTCTAGGACTTCTCAGAGAATAACTGTGCCGTGGAATGCGATTCTCTCCGGTTGCATTCACAACAAGTTGGGTGGAGAAGCTATCAGCCTCTTTAACCGGATGATGCAGGAGGGGGTGAAGCTCGATGCAGCGACGTGGAAGAGCCTCCTCCCTGCTTACGCAGCTGAGGCAGATCTCCGCCAGGCGAGTAACATTCATGGCTACCTAGTCAAATCGGGGTTTCTGGGGAAACCGGACATTGTTACcggcatgattgacatttactCGAAATGTGGGAGCTTAGGGCATGCTCATGAGCTCTTTGATGGGCTCTGTATGAGGAACAGAGACATTGTGTCGTGGAGTTCGATAATAGCTGGCTACGGGAAGCATGGGCGTGGGGAGATGGCTGTTTCGATGTTCCATGAGATGGTGCAGTCCGGGATCAGACCTAACGAAGTCACTTTTACCTGCGTGCTGCATGCCTGCGGTCATGCCGGATTGGTCGATGAAGGTTTGAATCTGTTTAACTTCATGAAGCAGAATTGTCAAGAATGTGTGAGAACATATCACTATACTTGCATTGTGGATCTACTTGGGCGTGCTGCTCGTCTTGAAGAGGCGTATCAGTTGATTAAGGCCTCGCCGTGTGAGGGGAGCCACTCCGTCTGGGGGGCGTTGCTTGGCGCCTGCGTGATACACCTGAACGTGCGGCTTGGGGAGATTGCGGCGCAGAGGCTGTTTGAGTTGGAAGCGGACAACACTGGGAATTACGTGTTGTTGGGGAATATTTACTCTGCAGTTGGGAGGTTTGATGATGCTGAGAGAGTGAGACAGATGATGAATAGTATTGGATTAGTTAAAGCTCCTGCTAATAGTAGTGTCATTTAA
- the LOC121771699 gene encoding UDP-glucose 6-dehydrogenase 1: MVKICCIGAGYVGGPTMAVIAYKCPNIEVAVVDISVPRISAWNSDQLPIYEPGLDDVVKHCRGKNLFFSTDVEKHVFEADIVFVSVNTPTKTRGLGAGKAADLTYWESAARMIADVSKSDKIVVEKSTVPVKTAEAIEKILTHNSKGINYQILSNPEFLAEGTAIQDLFNPDRVLIGGRETPEGFKAVKALKDVYAHWVPEDRILTTNLWSAELSKLAANAFLAQRISSVNAMSALCEATGADVSQVAYAVGTDSRIGPKFLNASVGFGGSCFQKDILNLVYICECNGLPEVAEYWKQVIKINDYQKSRFVNRIVSSMFNTVANKKVAILGFAFKKDTGDTRETPAIDVCQGLLGDKAQLSIYDPQVTEDQIQRDLSMNKFDWDHPLHLQPMSPTTKKKVHCVWDAYEATKDAHAVCILTEWDEFKKLDFQRVYDNMQKPAFVFDGRNVVDANKLREIGFIVYSIGKPLDAWLKDMPAVA, translated from the coding sequence ATGGTGAAGATATGCTGCATTGGGGCTGGATATGTGGGAGGCCCTACCATGGCCGTGATCGCTTACAAGTGTCCTAATATCGAGGTTGCTGTAGTTGACATTTCTGTCCCTCGTATCAGTGCATGGAACAGTGACCAGCTTCCCATCTACGAGCCAGGGCTTGATGATGTGGTGAAGCACTGCCGTGGCAAGAATCTGTTCTTCAGCACAGATGTTGAGAAACACGTCTTTGAGGCCGACATAGTCTTTGTCTCGGTTAATACTCCCACCAAGACTAGGGGTCTTGGAGCAGGCAAAGCTGCTGACTTGACTTACTGGGAGAGTGCTGCCCGCATGATTGCTGATGTGTCTAAGTCGGACAAGATCGTGGTCGAGAAGTCCACGGTTCCTGTCAAAACTGCCGAGGCCATTGAGAAAATCTTGACTCACAACAGCAAGGGAATAAACTACCAGATCCTATCGAACCCAGAATTCCTTGCTGAAGGGACTGCAATTCAAGATCTTTTTAACCCAGACAGGGTTCTCATTGGTGGCCGGGAAACCCCAGAAGGATTCAAGGCTGTTAAAGCATTGAAGGATGTTTACGCCCATTGGGTTCCTGAAGATCGCATTCTCACCACCAATTTGTGGTCTGCTGAGCTTTCAAAGCTGGCTGCTAACGCATTCTTGGCCCAAAGAATCTCATCTGTCAATGCCATGTCCGCTCTGTGTGAGGCTACCGGAGCAGATGTTTCTCAAGTGGCGTATGCTGTTGGCACGGACTCAAGAATAGGCCCCAAGTTCCTCAATGCCAGTGTGGGCTTTGGCGGGTCCTGCTTCCAGAAGGATATCCTCAACTTGGTCTACATTTGCGAATGCAACGGCCTTCCTGAGGTTGCCGAATACTGGAAGCAAGTCATCAAGATCAACGACTATCAAAAGAGCCGTTTTGTGAACCGTATTGTCTCATCCATGTTCAACACGGTCGCGAACAAGAAAGTCGCCATCTTGGGGTTTGCCTTCAAGAAAGACACCGGTGACACGAGAGAGACTCCTGCCATTGACGTCTGCCAGGGCCTGCTCGGTGACAAGGCCCAGCTGAGCATCTACGATCCTCAGGTGACAGAGGACCAGATTCAACGCGACCTCTCGATGAATAAGTTCGACTGGGATCACCCCCTCCACCTACAGCCGATGAGCCCCACCACCAAGAAGAAGGTGCACTGCGTGTGGGACGCCTACGAGGCGACCAAGGACGCGCATGCGGTGTGCATCCTGACAGAGTGGGATGAGTTCAAGAAGCTCGATTTCCAGAGGGTATATGACAACATGCAGAAGCCGGCGTTCGTGTTTGACGGGAGGAACGTGGTGGATGCGAACAAGCTGAGGGAAATCGGTTTCATCGTCTACTCGATCGGGAAGCCGCTGGATGCTTGGCTCAAGGACATGCCCGCTGTTGCATAA
- the LOC121769888 gene encoding zinc finger RNA-binding protein 2-like — translation MNYPNWAEIQQSQNPNPNPEFSVLHVPNHSLPYSQNLAPNPYQQSNLVPDPYQQSNVASHTGYFLPPQPHTQPQPPGVDPPCVPPPPAPVNYAPQPSYEAQQGADAAAAAAGAVYYPEPNARWIAAIRQYGATPYAAGVSTPNPAIQVQRRQIRKKAPKKTTTVVQSAWCEVCKVDCNSKGVLDQHKLGRKHLKNLKKLGAAAQTIYTPVIAAPISAITSTAGPLPATIATSASVPVPAPAPAPVSSHVLPSTSTGEPIIGPQENPAITKPTKSRKKAVARTEDLETKRRKVLEGGAEATAVRACNICNVICNSDMVFNYHIAGQKHASMAKKHGLGAGVGASAT, via the exons ATGAATTACCCCAATTGGGCTGAAATTCAGCAAagccaaaaccctaaccctaatcctgAATTCTCAGTGCTGCACGTCCCCAATCACTCACTGCCTTACTCTCAAAATCTAGCCCCCAATCCCTACCAACAATCGAATCTCGTCCCCGATCCCTACCAACAATCAAATGTCGCTTCCCATACTGGTTATTTTCTACCTCCTCAGCCTCATACTCAACCTCAGCCGCCGGGCGTTGATCCGCCGTGCGTACCTCCACCGCCGGCGCCAGTGAACTACGCGCCGCAACCGAGTTACGAGGCTCAGCAGGGTGCTGATGCGGCTGCGGCTGCGGCTGGTGCTGTTTATTATCCGGAACCAAATGCGAGATGGATAGCTGCTATCCGGCAATATGGCGCGACTCCATATGCCGCT GGTGTAAGCACGCCTAATCCAGCAATTCAAGTACAAAGAAGACAAATCAGGAAAAAAGCCCCTAAAAAGACGACGACGGTCGTGCAGTCTGCTTGGTGTGAGGTGTGCAAAGTCGACTGTAACAGCAAGGGTGTTCTTGACCAGCATAAATTGGGGAGGAAGCACCTcaaaaatcttaaaaaattagGAGCAGCAGCTCAAACTATATACACACCTGTCATTGCAGCCCCCATCTCCGCAATTACTAGCACTGCAGGCCCTCTCCCTGCCACTATAGCTACTTCCGCATCTGTTCCAGTCCCAGCACCAGCTCCGGCTCCTGTTTCCAGTCACGTTCTACCTTCAACTTCTACAGGTGAACCAATCATCGGACCACAAGAGAATCCAGCGATAACCAAACCCACAAAATCACGGAAGAAAGCAGTTGCTCGAACAGAAGATCTGGAAACAAAAAGAAGGAAAGTTTTGGAAGGAGGAGCGGAAGCTACTGCTGTGCGTGCATGCAACATATGCAACGTGATCTGCAACAGCGACATGGTTTTCAACTATCACATCGCTGGTCAGAAACATGCTTCAATGGCCAAGAAGCATGGCTTGGGAGCTGGAGTTGGTGCTTCTGCCACCTGA
- the LOC121771693 gene encoding alpha-1,4 glucan phosphorylase L isozyme, chloroplastic/amyloplastic-like, which yields MATSSTGGTAIACSRLIHVTSRCRSSKVLLLKRAKPSFCIRCVSSEPKPRLLDPITQEGVGSNLKASATDAASIASNIKYHAEFTPLFSPDNFAPSKAFFATAQSVRDALIVNWNATYDHCEKMNVKQAYYLSMEFLQGRALLNAIGNLELTGEYAEALQKLGHTLETVASQEPDAALGNGGLGRLASCFLDSLATLNYPASGYGLRYKYGLFKQLITKDGQEEVAENWLEVGNPWEIVRNDIAYPVKFFGKVVTGSDGNKNWIGGEDILAVAYDVPIPGYKTKTTISLRLWSTKVPSDQLDLCAFNAGEHTKACQAKANAEKICYILYPGDESEEGKILRLKQQYTLCSASLQDIIARFERRSGGNVRWEELPDKVAVQMNDTHPTLCIPELVRILMDLKGLNWETAWRITQRTVAYTNHTVLPEALEKWSYDLMQRLLPRHVEIIQMIDEQLIGEIISEYGTSTPEILKKKLEAMRILENLDLPASVVELFAKQNVSCMDETVEEVESVVEVKTTEIDEKETPKKKKVVNKEPAPLPPKMVRMANLSVVGGHAVNGVAEIHSEIVKGEVFNDFFELWPKKFQNKTNGVTPRRWIQFCNPDLSAVITKWIGTDDWVLKTEKLAELRKFADKKDLHIEWTAAKKSNKNKVASFIKQRTGYSVNPDAMFDIQVKRIHEYKRQLLNILGIVYRYKKMKEMTAAEREAKFVPRVCMFGGKAFATYVQAKRIVKFITDVGATINHDPDIGDLLKVIFVPDYNVSVAELLIPASELSQHISTAGMEASGTSNMKFAMNGCVLIGTLDGANVEIRQEVGDDNFFLFGAQAPEIAGLRKERAEGKFVPDPRFEEVKKFVRSGAFGAYNYDELLGSLEGNEGFGRGDYFLVGKDFPSYIECQERVDEAYRDQKRWTKMSILNTAGSYKFSSDRTIHEYAREIWNINPLQII from the exons ATGGCAACTTCCTCGACCGGAGGAACGGCGATCGCGTGCTCTAGGCTGATTCATGTCACCTCCAGATGCCGGAGCTCCAAGGTGTTGCTGCTGAAGAGGGCAAAGCCCTCGTTCTGCATCCGCTGCGTCTCCAGCGAACCAAAGCCGAGGCTGCTCGATCCAATCACTCAAGAAG GAGTGGGGAGCAATTTGAAGGCTTCGGCTACCGATGCTGCGTCAATTGCATCGAACATCAAATATCACGCAGAGTTCACGCCGTTGTTTTCCCCTGACAACTTTGCTCCGTCGAAAGCTTTCTTTGCCACTGCGCAAAGCGTGCGTGATGCGCTTATTGTTAATTGGAACGCAACGTATGATCACTGCGAGAAAATGAATGTGAAGCAAGCCTACTATTTGTCTATGGAATTTCTACAG GGTAGAGCCTTGCTGAATGCGATTGGTAATTTGGAGCTCACTGGTGAATATGCAGAGGCTCTGCAAAAGCTTGGTCATACTTTGGAAACTGTAGCTTCTCAG GAACCAGATGCTGCTCTTGGAAATGGTGGTCTAGGCCGGCTTGCTTCCTGTTTTCTGGACTCTTTGGCAACCTTGAATTATCCAGCATCAGGCTATGGCCTGAGGTACAAGTATGGCCTATTTAAGCAGCTAATTACCAAGGATGGCCAAGAGGAGGTTGCTGAAAATTGGCTTGAA GTTGGAAATCCTTGGGAAATTGTTAGAAATGATATCGCCTATCCAGTCAAATTTTTTGGAAAAGTCGTGACTGGTTCGGATGGGAATAAGAACTGGATTGGTGGGGAAGATATACTGGCTGTTGCATATGATGTGCCAATACCAGGATATAAGACCAAAACAACAATCAGTCTCAGGTTGTGGTCCACTAAAGTTCCTTCTGACCAACTGGATTTATGTGCCTTCAATGCTGGAGAACACACTAAAGCATGTCAGGCCAAAGCTAATGCAGAGAAA ATCTGTTATATACTTTACCCTGGGGATGAATCTGAAGAAGGAAAGATTCTTCGACTAAAACAACAATATACACTATGCTCGGCTTCTCTCCAAGACATTATTGCCCGGTTTGAGAGGAGATCTGGTGGAAATGTGAGATGGGAAGAGCTTCCTGATAAAGTTGCTGTTCAGATGAACGACACACATCCAACATTATGTATCCCAGAGCTTGTGAGAATTTTGATGGACTTGAAGGGCTTGAATTGGGAGACTGCTTGGAGGATTACCCAGAG AACTGTGGCATATACGAACCACACTGTTTTGCCTGAGGCCCTGGAGAAATGGAGTTATGATTTAATGCAAAGACTGCTTCCAAGGCATGTAGAGATCATACAGATGATCGATGAACAG CTAATTGGAGAAATAATATCAGAATATGGAACATCAACTCCagaaattttgaaaaagaaaTTGGAAGCAATGAGAATTTTGGAAAATCTCGATCTGCCTGCTTCTGTTGTCGAATTATTTGCCAAGCAAAATGTAAGCTGTATGGATGAGACAGTTGAGGAAGTGGAATCTGTTGTTGAAGTCAAAACTACTGAAATAGATGAGAAGGAAAcaccaaagaagaaaaaagttgTAAATAAGGAACCTGCTCCTCTACCACCAAAAATGGTCCGGATGGCTAACCTTAGTGTTGTTGGTGGTCATGCTGTGAATGGGGTGGCTGAGATCCACAGTGAAATAGTTAAAGGAGAAGTATTTAATGATTTTTTCGAG TTGTGGCCTAAGAAGTTTCAGAATAAAACAAATGGGGTAACCCCCAGGAGATGGATCCAATTCTGCAACCCAGATCTAAGCGCTGTAATAACTAAGTGGATTGGAACTGACGACTGGGTTCTGAAAACTGAAAAATTGGCAGAACTGCGGAAG TTCGCAGATAAAAAGGATCTCCATATTGAATGGACTGCTGCaaaaaaatccaacaaaaataaGGTTGCATCATTCATCAAACAAAGAACTGGATATTCAGTTAACCCTGATGCAATGTTTGACATCCAG GTGAAACGTATTCATGAATATAAGCGGCAACTATTAAACATTTTGGGAATTGTTTATcgttataaaaaaatgaaagaaatgaCTGCAGCTGAAAGAGAAGCAAAGTTTGTTCCCCGCGTATGTATGTTTGGAGGAAAAGCATTTGCAACATACGTACAAGCCAAGAGAATTGTAAAATTTATAACAGATGTTGGGGCCACCATAAATCATGATCCAGATATTGGCGACTTGTTGAAG GTCATATTCGTTCCAGATTACAATGTGAGTGTCGCTGAATTGTTGATTCCGGCAAGTGAGCTTTCACAACATATCAG TACTGCTGGTATGGAAGCCAGTGGAACCAGCAATATGAAGTTTGCAATGAATGGCTGTGTCTTGATCGGGACTTTGGATGGTGCCAATGTGGAAATTAGGCAGGAAGTAGGGGATGACAACTTTTTCCTCTTTGGTGCTCAAGCCCCTGAGATAGCAGGACTTCGAAAGGAAAGAGCAGAGGGCAAG TTTGTACCAGATCCACGCTTCGAAGAAGTGAAAAAGTTTGTGAGAAGTGGTGCTTTTGGCGCTTACAATTACGACGAACTGCTAGGTTCTCTGGAAGGCAACGAAGGATTCGGACGTGGGGACTACTTTCTGGTGGGCAAGGATTTCCCTAGCTATATCGAATGCCAAGAGAGAGTGGATGAAGCATATCGAGATCAAAAG AGATGGACGAAGATGTCGATATTGAATACGGCTGGTTCCTACAAGTTCAGCAGCGATAGAACTATTCACGAGTATGCAAGGGAGATTTGGAACATCAATCCCTTGCAAATAATTTAG
- the LOC121771979 gene encoding zinc finger protein 560-like, with product MGQVEEQRFVCKICSKPCISGKSLGGHMRAHLASKKSAVNPNCVEEFGDSDESKHALTAKTTNSCRECGKEFASLRALSGHMRCHSIKNDKEVHSCKECGRGFVSMRAVFGHMKSHSTKRVVMKVVSSVVVENFCPVRRKRSEIKYKGTVSVNPSFSGVDASHCGASEAEEAARCLVMLSRGVGSFSKLVSDSDHSGGVVASNGMEAMGFDRVEQEMGSARGSLRGAASMRRCSSLLEMDAVAVIW from the coding sequence ATGGGGCAAGTTGAAGAACAGAGATTCGTGTGCAAAATCTGCAGCAAACCCTGCATTAGTGGGAAGTCTTTGGGAGGCCATATGAGGGCTCATTTAGCTTCCAAGAAATCAGCTGTGAATCCCAACTGTGTGGAAGAATTCGGAGATAGTGATGAGAGCAAACACGCCCTTACTGCAAAGACAACGAATTCTTGCAGAGAATGCGGCAAGGAATTCGCCTCGTTGAGGGCTCTTTCTGGCCACATGAGGTGCCATTCCATCAAGAACGACAAGGAGGTGCATTCGTGCAAGGAATGTGGCAGAGGGTTCGTATCCATGAGGGCCGTGTTTGGTCACATGAAGAGCCATTCTACTAAGAGAGTGGTGATGAAGGTGGTGTCTAGTGTTGTTGTTGAGAATTTCTGCCCGGTTCGGAGGAAGAGATCCGAGATCAAGTATAAGGGCACTGTGAGTGTGAATCCTTCGTTTTCGGGTGTGGATGCTTCTCATTGTGGCGCCTCTGAGGCAGAGGAGGCTGCTAGGTGCTTGGTGATGCTCTCTAGGGGTGTGGGAAGTTTCTCGAAGCTCGTCTCAGATTCTGATCACTCTGGAGGTGTTGTTGCATCAAATGGAATGGAAGCGATGGGATTTGATCGGGTCGAGCAAGAGATGGGATCAGCTCGTGGCTCGTTGAGGGGAGCCGCGAGTATGAGGCGCTGCAGCTCACTACTTGAGATGGATGCAGTGGCTGTGATTTGGTGA